One stretch of Roseimicrobium sp. ORNL1 DNA includes these proteins:
- a CDS encoding VOC family protein, protein MKILEFAFIVYPSTNLERSRALYEGVLGLTPGMFMNEGGQFYVEYEIGPHTLGIGNEPFLKPSSDGAQLVLEVEDFEEAIAHLKKHQVPFTMEPFEMPICRAAIIEDPDGNRLGIHKRKQ, encoded by the coding sequence ATGAAGATTCTCGAGTTCGCCTTCATCGTCTACCCTTCTACAAATCTTGAGCGTTCCCGCGCCCTCTATGAAGGCGTGCTCGGACTCACGCCCGGAATGTTCATGAATGAAGGTGGCCAGTTCTATGTGGAATACGAAATCGGTCCGCATACGCTGGGTATCGGCAATGAGCCGTTCCTGAAACCCTCCAGCGATGGCGCCCAACTCGTGCTGGAAGTGGAGGACTTCGAAGAGGCCATCGCACACCTCAAGAAGCATCAGGTCCCCTTTACCATGGAGCCCTTCGAGATGCCGATCTGCCGTGCTGCCATCATCGAGGACCCGGATGGCAACAGGTTGGGGATACACAAGAGGAAGCAGTGA
- a CDS encoding DUF4304 domain-containing protein, with the protein MVASPAKLMNKAIKAELIPALSAAGFAGKHPRFQRFSGGRIHFLSINQNKMGTAFFLEFGHHPRGEKLTAWGEVVPEEKLMLEHVLFTERARLQARKNGYNSMEEDWFSFGAFGPDLAEYSALASSVAGMLPQIEDWFAHQTEGPNVSLNGP; encoded by the coding sequence ATGGTCGCTTCTCCCGCCAAACTCATGAACAAGGCCATCAAAGCGGAGTTGATTCCCGCCTTGAGTGCCGCAGGATTTGCCGGGAAGCACCCCAGGTTCCAACGGTTTTCAGGAGGCCGTATCCACTTCCTGTCCATCAACCAGAACAAGATGGGCACCGCGTTCTTCCTGGAGTTTGGTCACCATCCTCGTGGGGAGAAACTCACGGCCTGGGGTGAAGTGGTCCCGGAGGAAAAGCTGATGCTGGAGCATGTCCTGTTCACCGAGCGCGCGCGCCTGCAGGCGCGCAAGAACGGATACAACAGCATGGAGGAGGATTGGTTTTCGTTTGGCGCATTTGGCCCTGACTTGGCGGAGTACTCAGCGCTGGCATCTTCCGTGGCGGGTATGCTTCCACAAATCGAAGACTGGTTCGCTCATCAGACCGAAGGGCCGAACGTTTCTTTGAACGGTCCGTGA
- a CDS encoding GDSL-type esterase/lipase family protein produces MKLLRTSVLFLAAAFQVVAQAPKAEAAEPKAALPTAKRIVFLGDSITHNGQYLEFLETILLTETSYRPEVIAVGLSSETVSGLSEPGHADGKFPRPDLHERLDRVLAKTKPNLVVACYGMNDGIYFPLKEERFQKYVEGMKKLREKAKAAGADIVHVTPPTFDPVPIKDRVLPAGLDAYPKPFEGYNRVLDRYSEWLISERKNGWNVIDIHGPMNDALRERRVVDPAFFFAKDGVHPNAEGHWVMTQQILKAWGVESKVTLDDLIKPEGNLNALYKLVSERQRVLKNAWLSECGHKRPGVAAGLPIDQAEAKAAEISKKIEEQLNQRSTGAASSAKSDKPAAGTPAAPATAPAVPAGTPALYPGKRSVWNGYDKYEFEVDGKTATVVAPKQAAPGKPWVWHGEFFGHKPDPDIALLGKGFHIVYLKVPDMLGSPPAVQSWNALYAHLTKEYGFAKKVALVGLSRGGLYCYNWAIANPTKVACIYGDAPVCDFKSWPGGKGKGKGDPKNWARVLELWGFKDEAEAIAYKNNPVDAIAPLAKNKVPLLHVYGDADDVVPPDENTLVLAENYRKLGGTIELIAKAGVGHHPHGLQDSTPIVNFIAKNAGK; encoded by the coding sequence ATGAAACTTCTCCGCACCTCCGTACTTTTTCTTGCCGCAGCTTTCCAGGTTGTAGCACAGGCGCCCAAAGCTGAAGCTGCTGAACCCAAGGCGGCGCTTCCCACGGCCAAGCGCATCGTCTTCCTCGGGGACAGCATCACCCACAATGGGCAGTACCTGGAGTTTCTGGAGACCATCCTGCTCACCGAGACCAGCTATCGCCCGGAAGTGATTGCCGTGGGGTTGAGCAGCGAGACCGTCTCCGGCCTCTCTGAGCCCGGACATGCGGATGGTAAATTTCCGCGACCGGATCTGCACGAGCGGCTGGATCGCGTGCTGGCGAAGACCAAGCCAAATCTCGTTGTGGCGTGCTACGGTATGAATGACGGCATCTATTTCCCACTCAAGGAAGAGCGCTTCCAGAAGTACGTGGAAGGAATGAAGAAGCTGCGGGAGAAGGCGAAGGCCGCAGGTGCAGACATCGTGCATGTCACCCCGCCCACCTTCGATCCCGTGCCCATCAAGGACAGGGTGCTGCCTGCGGGACTCGATGCCTATCCGAAGCCCTTCGAAGGATACAACCGCGTGCTGGATCGCTACAGCGAGTGGCTCATCAGCGAACGCAAGAATGGCTGGAACGTCATCGACATCCACGGTCCCATGAATGACGCGCTGCGCGAGCGCCGCGTGGTGGATCCCGCCTTCTTCTTCGCCAAGGACGGCGTGCATCCCAATGCCGAGGGCCACTGGGTCATGACCCAGCAGATTCTCAAGGCCTGGGGAGTCGAGTCGAAGGTCACCCTGGATGATTTGATCAAACCCGAGGGAAATCTGAATGCACTCTACAAGCTGGTCAGCGAGCGCCAGCGTGTGCTCAAGAACGCGTGGCTCAGCGAGTGCGGGCACAAGCGCCCTGGCGTCGCGGCGGGGCTACCCATCGATCAAGCTGAGGCCAAGGCCGCGGAAATCAGCAAGAAGATCGAAGAGCAACTGAACCAGCGCAGCACCGGCGCAGCTTCATCTGCCAAAAGCGACAAGCCCGCCGCAGGCACTCCTGCTGCTCCTGCCACGGCGCCCGCAGTCCCTGCTGGCACGCCTGCTCTCTACCCCGGCAAGCGCAGCGTGTGGAATGGCTACGACAAATACGAATTCGAGGTGGATGGCAAGACCGCGACCGTCGTCGCACCGAAGCAGGCTGCTCCCGGAAAACCGTGGGTGTGGCATGGTGAGTTCTTTGGTCATAAACCGGATCCAGATATCGCCCTGCTCGGCAAAGGTTTTCACATCGTTTATCTCAAGGTGCCGGACATGCTCGGTTCGCCACCCGCCGTGCAGAGTTGGAATGCGCTCTACGCTCACCTCACCAAGGAGTATGGCTTCGCCAAAAAGGTGGCACTCGTCGGCCTGAGCCGCGGCGGGTTGTACTGCTACAACTGGGCCATCGCCAATCCCACCAAAGTCGCCTGCATCTACGGCGATGCTCCGGTGTGTGACTTCAAGAGCTGGCCCGGCGGCAAAGGAAAAGGCAAGGGCGATCCCAAGAACTGGGCCCGCGTGCTGGAGCTCTGGGGTTTCAAGGACGAGGCCGAAGCCATCGCTTACAAGAACAATCCCGTCGATGCGATTGCACCTCTCGCGAAGAACAAAGTGCCGCTGCTCCATGTGTACGGTGATGCGGATGATGTCGTGCCACCCGATGAAAACACCCTCGTGCTCGCGGAGAACTATCGCAAGCTGGGAGGCACCATCGAACTGATCGCGAAGGCCGGCGTGGGACACCATCCGCATGGCTTGCAGGACAGCACACCGATTGTGAACTTCATTGCGAAGAATGCGGGGAAGTAA
- a CDS encoding PVC-type heme-binding CxxCH protein: MSALRKFITLIASGALAGALPAAEVVKQKIDVLQAIKAGKVTYNINQKQTLHDPPDKIFTLDPKGQLKVSGNGFGYVRTNEDYQDYHLVIDFMFTGPTMGSREGKARDNGLLVHSHGPDGAYGGTWMASIEAQIIEGGVGDILVLSPKLEDGTEVVTSLSSELTLDRDKEKIWKKGEPRQTVTKGRINWEKRDVDWKDVAGFRGKDDVESRVKEWTRLEVIAKGDTLQYFVNGVLVNEAFDCKPSSGKICLQTEGAEMVVKRFELYPLGEFKEKWDPVQASGGSDIDVKASRETSWTPEQTQKSIELDGPYEVQLVAAEPLVRDPVEMTWDAQGRCYVADMIDYPLGGGPGKPPLSRIQQLIDDNGDGQYDRAITFADKVDHVQGLLPFRDGLVATTRTQILFIRDTNGDGVADERKPLVDGFNPNHSQLQVSAPRWGLDNCIYFNNGLDTKEIYPAGSPDAKSNFTRCNLRYDPATGKLEPTTGFGQFGGCFDDWGRHFFSSNRNPVMFAVMPYEAVIRNPNAGITQGWEDIAAFGAETRVYPLQLTHTTADAHAGTNTAACGLGVYRGDLMPELKGNIFVPDPTGQLITRYIVEPNGASLKATRVGDHKEFFGSHDEWCRPVNITTGPDGALYVCDMYRRYIDHARFFPESFVKTHDIRQGENEGRIWRIVPKKAKESQAAPASPKGGQVTLTYKSAADGFVLEGRIVSRASLPAEIAALKSRIAKEGLVVRGGKGLAAVEIQELMKSVAQAGVDNIKFSSISDEDSAVPVPAPSADRFRAPRTVEGLVRWLGHPNAWQRETAQRLLVEQKAKYTDVFNAVKPGSLTPLAGLHITCVMRALVPKNSGELNLNARIQGSIDKALKDVNAGNVLFRTELPLANDHIMSDSTDAVQSSDGRRVMLGILGTDFKNRPQDGSVVVTGATRFAEDPWIQRAVLAATSQRAGTVLSKLLENKAVSEGYTVKKSDFVRALAASCATDADADDFSAALSSLKNGEGKLAWWKPALLQGLSEGLPKSGGKLGVKSLAQFTATPPEQYKAAAAEITALLGLVDKVMVDAKAPAEQRLACIPLLAQRSWDKAEPVMRTLLDDSQPLEISTAAFALLKKFGADKTATLLYELLPKLGPTQRLEVVKLLTSNGKTVKDFFERIDRGELPKAFVDAETRWRYLRPGNPMFDLATKIFGSPSGDRAAVITAYHDAIKTKGDSAKGQQVFSTICITCHKVKGLGVDVGPDITDVRIKEKEALLSDILDPNRMVEARWMAYQIDTKDGRVVAGLIAGETSTEVTVKMAGGITEVVPRANIAKMKSLDASLMPVGLEGGITKEQMADLLAFLKGE, translated from the coding sequence ATGTCAGCACTACGCAAGTTCATCACTCTGATCGCATCTGGCGCCCTCGCGGGTGCGCTTCCCGCCGCTGAGGTGGTGAAGCAAAAGATCGATGTCCTCCAGGCGATCAAAGCCGGAAAGGTCACGTATAACATCAATCAAAAACAGACCCTCCACGATCCACCTGATAAGATTTTCACCTTGGATCCCAAGGGCCAGCTCAAGGTGAGCGGCAACGGCTTCGGCTACGTGCGCACGAATGAAGACTACCAGGACTACCACCTGGTCATCGACTTCATGTTCACCGGTCCCACCATGGGCTCGCGTGAAGGCAAGGCTCGTGACAACGGCCTCCTGGTGCACAGCCACGGACCGGATGGCGCGTACGGTGGCACGTGGATGGCCAGCATCGAAGCCCAGATCATCGAAGGCGGGGTGGGGGACATCCTCGTGCTCTCTCCGAAGCTGGAAGACGGCACGGAAGTCGTGACCAGCCTGTCCTCCGAGCTCACGCTGGATCGCGACAAGGAGAAGATCTGGAAGAAGGGCGAGCCCCGCCAGACCGTCACCAAGGGCCGCATCAACTGGGAAAAGCGCGACGTCGATTGGAAGGACGTGGCTGGCTTCCGTGGCAAGGATGACGTGGAATCCCGCGTGAAGGAGTGGACCCGCCTCGAAGTCATCGCGAAGGGCGATACGCTCCAGTACTTCGTGAACGGGGTGCTGGTGAATGAGGCCTTCGACTGCAAGCCCAGCTCTGGCAAGATCTGCCTGCAGACCGAGGGCGCGGAGATGGTGGTGAAGCGCTTTGAGCTGTATCCTCTCGGTGAGTTCAAGGAGAAGTGGGATCCCGTGCAGGCCTCCGGTGGCTCAGACATCGACGTGAAGGCAAGCCGCGAGACCTCGTGGACTCCGGAGCAGACGCAGAAGTCCATTGAGCTGGACGGTCCCTATGAGGTCCAGCTTGTCGCAGCGGAACCTCTCGTGCGTGACCCGGTCGAAATGACCTGGGACGCGCAGGGCCGCTGCTATGTGGCGGACATGATCGACTATCCCCTGGGTGGAGGCCCGGGAAAGCCGCCGCTGTCCCGCATCCAGCAGCTCATCGATGACAATGGTGATGGCCAGTATGACCGTGCCATCACGTTTGCCGATAAGGTCGATCATGTGCAGGGGCTTTTGCCCTTCCGTGACGGCCTTGTGGCCACCACACGCACGCAGATTCTTTTCATCCGCGACACCAACGGAGATGGGGTCGCAGATGAAAGGAAGCCGCTCGTGGACGGCTTCAATCCGAATCACTCCCAGCTCCAGGTCTCTGCGCCTCGCTGGGGCCTGGACAACTGCATCTACTTCAACAATGGCCTTGATACGAAGGAGATCTATCCTGCGGGCTCGCCGGACGCGAAGTCGAACTTCACTCGCTGCAATCTGCGTTATGACCCTGCCACGGGAAAGCTCGAGCCCACCACCGGCTTTGGTCAGTTCGGCGGCTGCTTCGATGACTGGGGGCGCCACTTCTTCAGTTCGAATCGCAATCCGGTGATGTTCGCCGTGATGCCGTATGAAGCGGTGATTCGCAACCCCAATGCCGGCATCACGCAGGGCTGGGAGGACATTGCCGCCTTCGGAGCGGAGACCCGGGTGTATCCACTTCAATTAACTCATACTACAGCCGATGCCCATGCCGGCACGAACACCGCAGCCTGCGGTCTCGGCGTCTATCGTGGTGACCTCATGCCGGAACTGAAGGGAAACATCTTCGTGCCGGATCCCACCGGTCAGCTCATCACGCGCTACATCGTGGAACCGAATGGCGCCAGCCTGAAGGCTACACGCGTAGGGGACCACAAGGAGTTCTTCGGCAGCCACGATGAATGGTGCCGCCCGGTGAACATCACCACCGGTCCCGATGGCGCTCTCTACGTCTGCGACATGTATCGCCGCTACATCGACCACGCCCGCTTCTTCCCGGAGTCCTTTGTGAAGACCCATGACATCCGCCAGGGTGAGAATGAAGGGCGTATCTGGCGCATCGTGCCGAAGAAGGCCAAGGAGTCTCAGGCGGCACCCGCCTCACCCAAAGGAGGGCAGGTCACGCTGACCTACAAGTCCGCAGCGGATGGCTTTGTGCTGGAGGGCAGAATCGTCAGTCGCGCTTCACTTCCTGCTGAGATCGCAGCACTGAAATCGAGAATTGCCAAGGAAGGTTTGGTGGTACGAGGAGGAAAAGGCCTTGCTGCAGTGGAGATTCAGGAATTGATGAAGAGCGTTGCTCAGGCTGGAGTGGATAATATCAAGTTCTCATCCATTTCCGATGAGGACTCCGCTGTTCCGGTTCCCGCACCCAGTGCGGATCGCTTTCGCGCTCCCCGCACAGTGGAAGGGCTTGTGAGGTGGCTGGGGCATCCAAACGCCTGGCAGCGTGAGACGGCGCAGCGGTTGCTGGTGGAGCAAAAAGCAAAGTATACCGATGTGTTTAATGCAGTGAAGCCTGGAAGTCTGACGCCGCTGGCCGGCCTTCATATCACATGCGTGATGCGAGCTTTGGTTCCCAAGAATTCGGGAGAGCTGAATCTCAATGCGAGAATTCAAGGTTCCATCGACAAGGCATTGAAGGACGTGAACGCTGGCAATGTCCTTTTCCGGACGGAGCTGCCTCTCGCAAATGATCATATCATGAGCGACAGCACAGACGCAGTGCAAAGCAGCGACGGCAGGCGTGTCATGCTGGGTATCCTTGGCACCGATTTCAAGAATCGTCCGCAAGATGGTTCCGTTGTCGTTACAGGAGCAACTCGATTTGCCGAAGATCCTTGGATTCAACGCGCTGTACTGGCAGCAACGTCGCAGCGAGCGGGAACTGTTCTTTCAAAGCTGCTCGAGAACAAGGCAGTTTCAGAGGGCTACACTGTGAAGAAGTCAGATTTCGTGCGCGCCCTCGCTGCCAGTTGTGCCACGGACGCGGATGCGGATGATTTCAGCGCCGCACTTTCCAGCCTCAAGAATGGTGAAGGTAAACTCGCCTGGTGGAAACCCGCCCTTCTCCAAGGCCTCTCGGAAGGCCTGCCCAAATCCGGTGGCAAGCTCGGCGTGAAGTCGCTCGCTCAATTTACCGCGACTCCTCCCGAGCAATACAAAGCTGCCGCCGCCGAGATCACCGCACTGCTTGGCCTCGTAGACAAAGTCATGGTGGATGCCAAAGCCCCCGCGGAGCAACGCCTCGCCTGCATCCCGCTGCTCGCCCAACGTTCGTGGGACAAGGCGGAGCCTGTGATGCGCACGCTGCTGGATGACAGCCAGCCACTGGAAATCTCCACGGCAGCCTTCGCGTTGCTGAAGAAATTCGGTGCGGACAAGACCGCTACGCTGCTCTACGAACTTCTGCCCAAGCTCGGACCCACGCAGCGTCTTGAAGTCGTGAAGTTGCTCACGAGCAACGGCAAGACAGTGAAGGACTTCTTTGAACGCATCGATCGCGGCGAGCTTCCGAAGGCCTTCGTCGATGCCGAAACGCGCTGGCGTTATCTCCGCCCCGGCAATCCCATGTTCGACCTGGCCACCAAGATCTTCGGCAGCCCAAGCGGGGATCGTGCCGCAGTGATCACCGCTTATCACGACGCCATCAAAACCAAGGGCGACTCAGCGAAGGGTCAGCAGGTCTTCTCAACCATCTGCATCACCTGCCACAAGGTGAAAGGCCTTGGCGTGGACGTTGGCCCGGACATCACGGATGTGCGCATCAAGGAGAAGGAAGCCCTCCTCAGTGACATCCTCGATCCCAACCGCATGGTGGAGGCCCGCTGGATGGCCTATCAAATCGACACCAAGGATGGCCGTGTCGTCGCCGGACTGATTGCCGGGGAAACTTCCACGGAAGTCACGGTGAAGATGGCCGGTGGCATCACGGAAGTCGTGCCCCGTGCCAACATCGCCAAGATGAAGAGTCTTGATGCCAGCCTCATGCCCGTGGGACTGGAGGGCGGCATCACCAAGGAACAGATGGCCGACCTGCTCGCGTTCTTGAAGGGAGAGTAG
- a CDS encoding class I SAM-dependent methyltransferase, translating to MGYLRYRVLKQEMLDTLPHDDPDALASRQDIEVINHIMGTLRWFQRQLRDYVPSHGHIVELGAGDGTLIHHIAQTSPELVARWTGLDLAPRPSHLPLGVQWVQGDFLQSEASQKALAEAEVVVANLILHHFTEEQLRRLAPRLQQARVILVSEPARHLRHYVESRVLNLIGEFNHVTSYDMKCSIEAGFRVGELPRALMLDREQWDIEESHSLFGACRMVAINSRR from the coding sequence ATGGGATACCTGCGGTACCGTGTCCTGAAGCAGGAAATGCTGGACACGTTGCCGCATGACGATCCGGATGCTCTTGCCAGCAGGCAGGACATCGAGGTCATCAACCACATCATGGGGACGCTCCGCTGGTTCCAGCGGCAGCTTCGGGACTACGTCCCGAGTCATGGGCACATCGTAGAGCTGGGCGCAGGAGACGGCACGCTGATACACCATATTGCCCAAACGTCCCCGGAGCTCGTTGCACGATGGACAGGGCTGGATCTCGCGCCGCGCCCCAGCCATCTCCCCTTGGGGGTACAGTGGGTGCAGGGAGATTTTCTCCAATCAGAGGCGTCGCAAAAGGCTCTAGCGGAAGCGGAGGTGGTAGTCGCAAACCTTATCCTGCACCATTTCACGGAGGAGCAATTGCGAAGACTGGCTCCCCGCCTCCAGCAGGCACGAGTCATTCTGGTAAGCGAACCCGCCCGCCACTTGCGCCACTACGTGGAAAGCAGGGTGCTCAATCTCATCGGTGAATTCAACCACGTGACCTCATATGACATGAAGTGCAGCATCGAAGCCGGCTTCCGTGTGGGAGAGCTTCCTCGCGCGCTGATGCTCGATCGCGAACAATGGGATATCGAGGAGAGCCACTCGCTCTTTGGCGCGTGCCGGATGGTGGCCATCAATTCGCGGCGGTAG
- a CDS encoding serine/threonine-protein kinase — MLDVTPFEPYSKVTCPHCGQAVRVRRKFDHFSILKQLGEGGMSRVFGAEDATLGRHVALKILNRHYSKDSVRMASFEREAQLTAAVTHPNVVKLYSVGRDQGNFYIAMELVGGGSLEGRIADQGRLSEADALHVGRMVAEGLRAAYREGLIHRDVKPANILFTDEGTPKIVDFGLALFHERDKDDSGEIWATPFYVAPEKVRDDTEDFRSDMYSLGATLYHALVGKPPHQANTNSIAELKIIKSKPVRLEDSGFKFSQRTCELVNRMLALKPSDRHQTYDALVDAFRDAESLLGYSVIGRRSRRQRLVYAVGGAAVVTILLGLLLRPRPQVEMKSVEITQGAGEEELSSVGRTLSSGSTPIADVFTNARNMLFEGKFAEARKLFDEIIALNDREGGRVKQPTLNKTRFNAALCAIFDGKKEAAQRYFRAIKKDSDEGTMPATAESSEFFSAIADRMAKDLALELPRKDVTYDGATEAALGFLAHGVAQWHFGKDPDVAIAWLREFQACTPGRMTEWLPSYQKLIAPYFAEYDLAGKLGDLSNTPFGSIENARLAFVQVKEVLGDIKLPGALRHKLEDRSKFAQQELARLRRVAEEAERARINALRQRELVQLKELNESLPSLVRGFDYSQGVELLESMNFQTPEVQNAIADRLYLWSKAKEFMTTLMADITARGYAGTLPRRTGIPLQGRLTHLGYDTSVVSLERGQVSIETDALTPDLLVAIAQSTLETVTDSTEYYRRQELIVVFAKMQGLYHIVSPVASQLMEENRAFRQRWARVEQSGM, encoded by the coding sequence GTGCTCGATGTCACACCCTTCGAGCCGTACAGCAAGGTGACCTGCCCCCACTGCGGGCAGGCCGTGCGCGTAAGGCGCAAATTCGACCACTTTTCCATCCTCAAGCAACTCGGCGAAGGCGGCATGAGCCGCGTGTTTGGCGCCGAGGATGCCACCCTCGGGCGGCATGTGGCGCTGAAGATCCTGAACCGCCACTACAGCAAGGACAGCGTGCGCATGGCGAGCTTCGAGCGCGAAGCCCAGCTCACCGCCGCCGTGACCCACCCGAACGTGGTGAAGCTCTACTCCGTGGGCCGCGACCAGGGGAACTTCTACATCGCCATGGAACTCGTGGGCGGTGGCAGCCTGGAGGGCCGCATCGCGGATCAGGGACGCCTTTCCGAGGCGGATGCCCTGCACGTGGGCCGCATGGTGGCGGAAGGTCTCCGCGCCGCCTACCGCGAAGGTCTCATCCACCGCGACGTGAAGCCGGCGAACATCCTCTTCACTGATGAGGGTACGCCCAAGATCGTGGACTTCGGTCTCGCTCTCTTCCATGAGCGCGACAAGGACGACTCCGGCGAAATCTGGGCCACGCCCTTCTATGTGGCCCCGGAGAAGGTGCGCGACGATACCGAGGACTTCCGCAGTGACATGTACAGCCTCGGCGCGACGCTCTACCACGCGCTGGTGGGCAAACCGCCTCACCAGGCGAACACGAACTCCATCGCCGAGCTCAAGATCATCAAGAGCAAGCCGGTGCGTCTGGAGGACAGCGGATTCAAGTTTTCCCAGCGAACCTGTGAGCTGGTGAATCGCATGTTGGCGCTCAAGCCGTCCGATCGTCACCAGACCTACGACGCGCTTGTAGATGCCTTCCGTGATGCTGAGAGCCTCCTGGGCTATTCCGTGATTGGCCGTCGCTCACGCCGCCAGCGGCTGGTGTACGCCGTGGGTGGCGCGGCGGTGGTGACCATCTTGCTCGGTCTGCTGCTGCGTCCGCGTCCTCAGGTGGAGATGAAGTCGGTGGAGATCACCCAGGGTGCCGGTGAGGAGGAACTATCCTCGGTGGGCCGCACGCTCTCGTCAGGATCTACTCCCATTGCGGATGTCTTCACCAACGCGCGCAACATGCTCTTCGAAGGGAAGTTCGCGGAGGCTCGGAAGCTCTTTGATGAAATCATCGCGCTCAACGATCGCGAAGGTGGCCGCGTGAAGCAGCCCACGCTGAACAAGACGCGGTTCAACGCGGCACTCTGCGCCATCTTTGATGGAAAGAAGGAGGCGGCCCAGCGCTACTTCCGCGCCATCAAGAAGGATTCCGATGAAGGCACCATGCCGGCGACGGCGGAGTCCTCGGAGTTCTTCTCAGCCATCGCCGATCGCATGGCAAAGGACCTGGCGCTTGAGCTGCCACGCAAGGATGTGACCTATGACGGCGCCACGGAGGCAGCGCTCGGGTTTCTTGCGCATGGCGTGGCCCAGTGGCACTTCGGCAAGGATCCGGATGTCGCCATCGCTTGGCTGCGTGAGTTTCAGGCCTGCACCCCTGGCCGTATGACAGAGTGGCTTCCTTCCTACCAGAAGCTCATCGCCCCGTACTTCGCGGAGTATGATCTGGCGGGCAAGCTGGGAGACCTTAGCAACACGCCCTTCGGCAGCATCGAGAATGCCCGCCTTGCTTTTGTGCAGGTGAAGGAGGTGCTGGGTGACATCAAGCTTCCCGGCGCCCTGCGCCACAAGCTGGAGGATCGCTCGAAGTTTGCCCAGCAGGAACTGGCCCGTCTGCGCCGCGTGGCGGAGGAAGCGGAGCGCGCCCGTATCAATGCCCTACGCCAGCGGGAACTGGTGCAGCTCAAAGAGCTGAATGAATCGCTGCCTTCATTGGTGCGTGGGTTCGACTACAGCCAGGGCGTGGAACTGCTGGAGAGCATGAACTTCCAGACTCCGGAGGTGCAGAACGCCATCGCGGATCGCCTCTATCTCTGGTCCAAGGCCAAGGAATTCATGACCACGCTCATGGCGGATATTACGGCGCGTGGTTATGCAGGCACACTGCCCCGCCGCACGGGCATTCCTCTGCAGGGACGCCTCACGCATCTCGGCTACGACACCAGTGTGGTCTCGCTGGAGCGTGGTCAGGTGAGCATCGAGACGGATGCGCTTACACCAGATCTGCTGGTGGCTATTGCGCAGAGCACCCTGGAGACCGTGACAGACTCCACCGAGTACTATCGCCGCCAGGAATTGATTGTGGTCTTTGCGAAGATGCAGGGACTCTATCACATCGTCTCGCCGGTGGCTTCACAGCTCATGGAAGAGAACCGCGCCTTCCGCCAACGGTGGGCGAGGGTGGAGCAGAGTGGGATGTGA
- a CDS encoding RluA family pseudouridine synthase, with translation MEFTVNDPQWTKQRLDHFLQSQLTDMSRTRLQGLIKDGNILLNGKPTKANTALKQGDTIQMEVPEAVPTEVVAQDIPLDILFEDEHLIVVNKAEGMVVHPAAGNPDGTLVNALLFHCKNLSGIGGELRPGIVHRLDKETSGCLVAAKHDLAHTRLSEAFSGRSLTKLYLAAVNGVPKESKGRIENRIGRHPVDRKRMAVTDRADIGKEAVTEWEKLSVHQGCALILCRLLTGRTHQIRVHMRESLGMAILGDTIYAQPQRQLIKMPRLMLHAWKLEFTHPITKQEMKFEAPVPGEFGVWMG, from the coding sequence ATGGAGTTCACCGTCAACGATCCTCAATGGACGAAGCAAAGACTGGATCACTTCCTCCAGAGCCAGTTGACGGACATGTCCCGGACCCGGTTACAAGGGCTCATCAAGGACGGGAATATTTTGTTGAATGGGAAGCCCACGAAGGCAAATACCGCCCTGAAACAGGGGGATACCATCCAAATGGAGGTCCCCGAGGCGGTGCCGACCGAAGTGGTGGCGCAGGACATCCCGTTGGATATTCTCTTTGAGGATGAACACCTTATCGTGGTGAACAAGGCAGAGGGAATGGTCGTCCACCCCGCGGCAGGGAATCCGGACGGCACCTTGGTGAACGCCCTGCTCTTCCACTGCAAGAACCTCAGTGGCATCGGTGGGGAACTGCGCCCGGGCATTGTCCATCGCTTGGACAAGGAAACCAGCGGCTGCCTCGTGGCCGCGAAGCACGACCTCGCCCACACCCGCCTGAGTGAAGCCTTCAGCGGTCGTTCCCTGACCAAGCTCTACCTTGCCGCCGTGAACGGCGTGCCTAAGGAGTCGAAGGGCCGCATCGAGAACCGCATCGGCCGCCATCCTGTGGACCGCAAGCGCATGGCCGTGACCGACCGTGCAGACATCGGTAAGGAAGCTGTGACGGAATGGGAAAAGCTCTCCGTCCACCAGGGCTGCGCCCTCATCCTCTGCCGCCTCCTCACCGGCCGCACCCATCAAATCCGCGTGCACATGCGCGAGAGCCTGGGCATGGCGATTCTGGGAGACACGATCTATGCGCAGCCACAGCGGCAATTGATCAAGATGCCGCGCCTCATGCTGCACGCCTGGAAGCTGGAGTTCACGCATCCCATCACGAAGCAGGAGATGAAGTTCGAAGCACCGGTGCCGGGGGAGTTTGGGGTGTGGATGGGGTAG